The nucleotide sequence AAACCTCCTCAcgaagggtgtaataatctagataattaaacccccccccccttaaaaaaatgaaaaaggtacgagattctgtagaaattttctacaaagcgagaattttggtcagaaagcaaaaattgaagctttttttggctactattggtaatttttgtcgaagaaagaagattttttgcaactttttgacaaaaaaaaacgagaatttttgataattttcggaatttttcagtaaaaaggcaagattttaaaatttgtcacaATTTAAAGCAAtagtttttgttattttttggcgAAGGCTTTGACgatttagcaaaaagtagcgTTTTTTTGGAAGCTACAAgtacaccgaaaaaaaaaattttcgtgtaAAAAAGAAGGAATTTTTGGCTTTACTTAATTAtggacacttttttgaaaagtgatctttttggaactttttgcaaaaaacgacaaattttagtcaaaagtAGAGCTTTTTTTGGCAACCATCTGcgaaccaaaattttacaataatttttgtcgaatataAGGAAGATTTTTTGCTATAAGCTATTTGACCAAGAAAAATAacgagattttttcataattttcggcagtttttttttttaataagtaaaaAGACAAGACTTTtaaatttgctaaaaagcaagaatttttgtaattttctggcGAGAAGCTTggctttgacaattttaacaaaaaccaGCGCTTTTTTGGCATCTActggcgagaaaaaaaaaattcgaaatttttgtcgaaaaataaaGATATTTTGTTGACGTTACTTATGgacatattttttaaagtggtctttttggaactttctgcagaaaacgacaaatttttagtctaatttttaaaaactgaggAGTTTTGTTAATGagcaaatctgaaaattttagcaaaaagtaaaactttttgggaacaattggcaaaaaaaattgctttttggcaatatctggcaaaaaaaaccaaaaaaacgagacttttgtgtaatttttcggAAAGGAAGTGAGACTCTGGTAATTCTGATTAAAGCgagaatttctgtcaaaaagcaaaatttttgcaatttggaattttttgcaattttgtggAAATGCCAGAATCttagttcatttttaattaagaGCCAGACGTTATCAATTTCAGCAAAGAGATTGGCTTCTTGAAGgtaattatttccaaaaaatggtacccactttttcgcaatttttgtcgcAAAAGCGTGCCCTTggtaaaaattgagtatttttggtatttcttggcaaaaaagtgagatttcgGGACAGTTACTGAAAAAACAAAGTAAGGACTTTTTGggctttttggagaaaaaacgacaattttcagcaCGAAAGgaaactatttttttgataattttgacaaaaggcagggtttttgatatttttggcagaaacgacatttcaataattttagaataaaGTAGCCGGTATAGGGCTTTGAAACCGTTGCTGAAAAGGCAGTGCATGAAGCCAGTTGGGAAAATATAAAGTGTCTACTTTTCTCATTATTACATATTTCATGATAGACTATGAAAATTCCGTACCTACGCCTCTTTTCATACATTAATGAACATACTCGCGTGTACCTACGTAGTATGACTAgtaacaatgattttttttttttattttacagccGAATACGTTCATCCTTGTCGCAAATCAGATCCAGAACTCAACGAATGCATAAAAGCGACGTTGAATCACCTACGACCATACATCCTACAAGGTAAATCtttccctgaaaaaaaaaccctaGTTACATTAGTactaaatcaaaatcaaacatAGTAGGTCTAGGTTTACTTAACACGAAAACAATATTTTCTTTGTAGGTATTCCTGAAATTAATGTGCCATCTATCGAACCGCtaataatacaaaaaatgcaaatggaAAATGGTCATGGTCCGGTGAGGATGAGGGGCATATTTAGTAACATGACCATTCACGGAGGTGGAAATTACACGATACTTTCCGTAAAGTAAGATCTTTTTCACtgattttatatgtatttaatcTACCTgcgatatactcgtacgagtaggtattataaCACCTAAAGTCGCGTAATAATTACTCGATTGCGCGACTGTAACCTAATTTTTATGTCGATTTTTAGGAGCGATCTTAACAAATACAGAGTAGATTTTGGAATATATCTGCCATATATCGAAGCGACCGGAAATTACGACGTCAATGGTAATGTTCTATTGCTGCCGGTACGAAGTCGAGGCGAATTTTGGGCTTCGTTCAGTAAGTTTTTTCATATTCAATATCAATTCCTTggaagtattttaaaaaatggtcagctaaatttgaatcttgaaaaattttcccaaaaatacaaaaatggaaattcagtACTTACTTAAAATTTGATCTAGTGGTACATTTTTCTGGacgcttttttaatttttttgttttcgttccAGTTCTGAAATTATTCTTCCAGCTAAAGTTAGGATACCTATTAATTTGGTTATTGTTTCAGCAAACGTAACCGCCGTTGCCAAACTATACGGTATAGAAGTGACAAAAGACGGTGTGAAATTCATGAAGACTGATCGTTTGGGCATCGGTTTCAAATTACACAAGCCATTATTTCGTATCAAAGATGTCATCAATAGAAATAACGTCATAGGTCAGTACGCATCGTAGATCACCGAACAACAACCTCTTTCCTCACACTTCCTATGCACACATGTTACTAAATTTGCATATCTTTCGTTTTCAGGCGAAGCGATGAacgtatttttaaatgaaaacgCCAATGAAATCATAGAAGAAATGAAACCAGCAGCTTCTCAAGCAATAGGAAAACATTTCAAGAACTTCTTAAACACAGCTTTTCTTCAAATACCATTAAAAGTCTGGCTGAGAGATTACGAATGatggtctaaaaaaaaatgaaaaaaaacgataCCTAAATATTTAATTAAGTATCAAAATCACGTGAAAATCGAAATACATCTTCTCGTACGATGGTTTGAGCCGTGAAAATAGGAGATTCGGCAATAATGCGATATGACAATGATGCGTGCGGAGGTGCGTAGGTGTACGTGCTCGGTTATTATTTTATACGAGtgtagaaaaattgtgaaatacgTACTCGTACCGTACATGCCATAGCATTAACCaaatattacacaataatttattttgtttttattaacaaaattccatttaacattttatattattgttcgttttgttatatttttgtaaatatttctatAGACGTAATTGCGTAAGTGTTCATAGATTGATTTTTGACGTGATAAAAATATAGGCTATACTTTTTCGAAACCAGTTTTTTGATTACTCGCGAAAcagttctgaattctgatttttttttctttctgaaaattgtgttCCTTTGTTCTCTTTGTCTTTATTTCTAGCTTTAATATCTTCCTGCTGTAAAGTAcattcagttttcaatcaaaatctTCACCCACCATGAACAAAATTGACCaatgtctcaattttttaggaatcaaatttgaatcacacgctggaaaaattttataatttgtacCCTATAAACATAGACATACAATAGggtggagcggaaaaaatttatagtcttcgatttcgctgaaattgaagtatgttggagattttgagttgaaatgacccccaaaaaattttcagccccccacgTGCCACTGCGGTGGAACTGTGGCCCcccaaagtagggtcattttggaaaaaaaacgctgtttttcgaatttaaaagtagcaataaccatttttttcgaaaacgggtagcactcaaaagttgcgatttgagatgacgaatcgaatgacgtaattggttttttgatttgaccacCGCTAACCCCACCCAGTTTCGTTTGAAAAGTCGCGAATCggcgtttttttgctattttaattgaaaatacagtCGATTTAGGATTCGAatgcgattttatgattgattattacttttcacattgaaacaagTGAATCTAGCACGTATTCCAACCTCTACCCCTCCCACTTTctcgagcccccccccccccccacattaaAAACTCTCCTGCCACCTCGAATATCGttccaacaagaaaaatcacGGGATAAAAGCtgtttcttgaacattttttatacattttggttctaacaaaaattttatttggcgcCACCCTTGGGccccaaattcccaaaaaccatttccaaaaaaattcaaaatcgcgtttttaacgtttttacgaaaaatttgttATCATGCAATgaagagtaaaaattttcaatttcaaacgttTTCATTACAGACTACCCCTGTTAGATTTTACATACTCGgttatgtttaaaattttgaatgaatgaatgaagatgttttttttccaattttcgtaaagagaatttttaattacgtacctaccttaCTGATTGATCGCAAAAAAATGGAAGTACGTTGTAAATTACGTTCAAGATACAAATAATAGTGGCATATTACAGACATTTCCCGTTTTAGGAATTTGAATCCTCACACTTCCTTTACTCAGTTTTGTATTATAGCctaattgtaatttaatttcaaacttctCGTATGCATTAATTCAGATCCATGATGTTTAGTTCcgaattctgtttttttattcttcattattttaGTCGTGTACTGAAGGTGCTtcgccataaaaaaatatttcccatttataattttgctgattttcagAAGATAATGAGGACTtagaagtaattttgaaatgaacagttgaaaatgttgatgtgATATGCGTGAAGAGGGATGCATAATCGAGGCATGGGAAAAAGAgaaatgaataagtacctaatgcTTAGTTCTGAGCACGTCCACGTTTCtcgattacaaatttttcgtaaaaacgttaaaaacgcgattttgaatttttttggaaatggtttttgggaatttggggCCCAAGGGTGgcgccaaataaaatttttgttagaaccaaaatgtataaaaaatgttcaagaaacaGCTTTTATCCCgtgatttttcttgttggaaCGATATTCAAGGTGGCAGGAGAGTTTttaatgtggggggggggctcgAGAAAGTTGGAGGGGTAGAGGTTGGAATACGTGCTAGATTCActtgtttcaatgtgaaaagtaatAATTAATCATAAAATCGCATTCGAATCCTAAATCGactgtattttcaattaaaatagcaaaaaaaacgCCGATTCGCGACTTTTCAAACGAAACTGGGTGGGGTTAGCGgtggtcaaatcaaaaaaccaattacgtcattcgattcgtcatctcaaatcgcaacttttgagtgctacccgttttcgaaaaaaatggttattgctacttttaaattcgaaaaacagcgtttttttccaaaatgaccctactttgggGGGCCACAGTTCCACCGCAGGGGTACGTGggggactgaaaattttttgggggtcatttcaactcaaaatctccaacatacttcaatttcagcgaaatcgaagactataaattttttccgctccaccCTAACATACAACTATGTTGTAGATAACGTAACGGTTGGCATTCTTATCATTTTCACTATTAGTACTTGTACTTGTAGGAATAATTGATACTATTTTAGagttactaggtacctataatattaaattattatttacaaTCAATATTGTAAAGTAAGCCTCGTagcatttctttttctttagagtacctataagtatttggtaaacctacctatataggtaaTATCAATACGATGAaaccaaaaatgataaatttagtTAAATTCATCATATGTAATATCTGTACATCATCATCACTTATTTTTCCCATCATATCCTACCATACTTGATGATTATACCTATACGAATTAGTTATAGTATCTTTTTCCTTTCTCACTCTCTTTGTGTATTGTATTCTTATGTGTGTTAATCTTACGCTATcgattatatttttaatgatctCTATTAATTGGCCCGTTGTTTTACCAAGAGCTTAGCATTTATAAATTGCTTTCAAACGGTAAAATTGTTCGATTCAgagattaatttttctttttctttcattcgTTTGTACTTTCATTATTTGCTTGATCGCGTGTTGCATAATCGTCGTCTCTCAATGGTGACTTTTTTGTGCATTTCCAAAGACCAGTGCTTCAGCAATGTGTTGCGTAGCGTGTAGGTAACcaatatgaacttttttttacattcgcgTTTTATAAATTTGTATACAAGTCAACGTATGTATGTGTGTAATTATACGATGTAAGCATCACCGctttaaagttatttttttcttttcgtaatgtaaaaataaacatcTTAAAAAGTGTATTGTTTTTTCTCACTATTCATCCCTGCTATGATCTCTCGTATCGTATGATCATTTTACCTATCAAAAGAAAGGCAGCAGTGAGGTTTGgatgaagatttttcaaaaaagtgttcaaaatagtccaaaaaacCACTCGATTtctttgccaacatttttctgaaaataaaataaaactcgaggtcaaggggggggggtgatcaaTACATCATGCTTGTTAAGTAAAAATAATGGGGAAAATTGGTGCAAAGTGCAAAGTCTCCTTTccaaagaaagttttgaatcattgatatgttttttgcttaaGTAGGTTAGTACTTAGGTAAAGGTAAGTCAACTGAACGTTCAGAATTCCAAAtatcagggatgaaaagctataGCCGAAAGCTCAAAGCTGAGCAGATTTTCGCACTAAGccaaaaagctaaaagtttacaagtttcattttttccaagccaaaagctagccaaaagtttcatttttttggttttttacttttttcaaaggcttttttgcagaattgaactttctaaattcagaagaaacaaaaaaatgaaaaaaatgcgtacaattttattttaatgcgatttaatgaaatgaaaaaaaaaataataattccagATTCCAGCAATGAATATATATCTtccactatcactaattatgaaatcaatgtacttgatctaatttttaatcccctttttttgtaaattggtggtgtatcagctaaaagtttaaagtcaaaagtttaaagccaaaagtttaaagctaaaagcttaacGAAATATAGCCGAAGCTgttaattgaaaatataagggaaagccattggaaCTATTGGAAGCcaaaagtttggctaaagcaagccttaaaaatcgagatagccgaaagatgaagccaaaagtttcaattttgacatttcaagctaaaagccaaaagcttaggtttcattttaaggcttttcatccctgccAAAATATAAACTTAAAGAGATGAAGTCTGATAAGTGATAAGACGTcagaaaatcatattttctgaGTTTGATGTATCTAattagtaattttaatttaactcTTCACTCTTCAGTCTTCAGACGAGGGGTTTTCTGAGTTTTAAAAAGTCAGATTTACTGATTTAgcaattaaattaattaattactccAAGTCTCTAATCTAATGAAtattgaattggaaaatgtccaaatgaaaatggaaatggaaattaTGTCAAtatgaataatgaaattttgaatttatgatcaatttttccaagaaagtTTGGAAGTTTCTCCATGTTTTAATCATTTGTGTTTTTGTGATTCCGAATTGATCAGATCTATACACTGAATACagtgattattgaaaattaatcaatttctattttcgtattttctatttgctatttcattttcttatgatgaaacaataattttcaaattttgtttaaaatataaatttaaattcattaatttttaagaaatttacttagaaattacttctgaaaaatttcgcAAAGTTTATGAAGGCATTTTTGTATCACggtggttcattttttccaataacaaaaacagtagaaaaaaaattttgataagaaatgatttcatcaataaaaaatttcaatcgtcTATTGTTTCCTCTCGTATTTATCGTTCAATTATGTCACTTTGGTCGGAATTGAAAACGATAACGTAACAACGACGAAAAATAATATCTAAAAACCCATTTCCACAATGTGTCTGTGATACGGTTTCGTTGGTTCGCGTACAGTACATTCGTAGCACATAAGCTCATAATGAAGATTCGAGACAGTAATATCGTGAAAATCGCCGTCGAATCGGAAGATCTATTCCCCAAATTGATCGAATTCAATCAAAAGCAACCTCTGGCGACCATAATTCAAGAACTATGTACAGCTTGGGAGCTCTCCCAGCCAGACCAGTATGCATTACAATTCAGCGACAACAACAGGCAAAACTACGTTACAGAAAAGAATCGAAACGAGATAAAAAACGGTGTAGTGCTACGTTTAACATTTTCACCGTCGAAAACCGCCCAGGATATTTTATCAAAGTTAAACACCGGATCCAACGATGAAAAAGCTATAGCGCTGCAACAGTTATCGAAACACAGTACGGATATGACGTTTGCTTTGGAATTTATCAATAAACAAGGACTGGCTCTCATTATCAACCTGatcgagcaaaaaaaatatcaagatttaATGCTAGCTAATTGTTTACAATCCTTCACCGAGTTGATGGATCATGGTATTGTTTCTTGGGATATACTGGAGTCTTCGTTCATAGTGACCGTTGCCGGATACGTGAACAATCATTCGAAAACTCAAGAATATAAAGTGGTCGAAGCAGCGTTATCTATACTGGAAAATATCGTTTTGAACAGTACCGGGAAATACGCGCAGGTGGAGAAGCAAGTTACTTTTCCCAATCTAGTTTTCCATCTAGAAAGTCCTAAAGCTGTCGTACGACAAAATGCGATCGCTTTGATAAACGCTCTGTTCGCCAAAGCTGATGCTTCCAGACGTAAAGAAATCGCTGGGGTTTTATGGTCCAAACAAGTCAGAAATATCATTTTGtcgaaaataatcgaaaatccCACCGACCAAGTACGTATAATTTGGTGTTTTTCAActctgatatttttttattattgattaactgattttctatttttgttcgCAGATCGGATCTGAGATGGCACATCAACTGTACGTTTTGCAAACCGGTTGCTTGGGATTATTAGAGCAACGAATGAATGCTAAAATGGATCCTCAAGATAtggaaagtcatgaaaaaatcaaagtaactGCAAACGAAGTGAATCCGTTTATTAAACATTGGACACGTAGTAATATGAACTTTATTTTCTAGGAATTACGACGTATCGCTTTCGAAATTGAGATCAACGGAAATAGCGAAGGTGCCAATAGAAAGCTGCTGGGAGGAACAATAACCaaagattataaaaaattagGCTTCAAATGCGATATCAACCCAGCTCTCGATTTCAACGAAACTCCTCCTGGATTATTAGCTTTAGATTGTATGTATTACTTCGCGAAAAATCACGTGGAAGCTTATACCAAAGTAAGTGATACAGATTTCAAcatctttttttctgaaaggctCTTCACAGAATATTAATCCAGTATTAATTTTCATCTTAGGTTGTTTTGGAGAATTCTTATCGAGCAGATGAGCACGAATGTCCTTTCGGCAGAACTTCAGTCCAACTGGTGAGATTATTGTGCCAAATCTTACGTATCGGAGAGTCTCCTAACGAACAGAATATCACATATTATCCAATGTTTTTCACCCACGATCATCCTTTCGAAGAATTTTACTGTATTTGtatcaatttattgaataaaacttGGAAAGAGATGAGAGCAACTATCGAAGACTTTGAAAAGGTTTGATCactgatttaattttcaaattatttattattctcTTCTTTCGActaaatcatcattttttttaggtctTCGGCGTTGTAAAAGAGCAAATAACGCAGGCGTTGCATTCGCAACCgacgagttttgaaaaactaagaGCGAAGTTACAAACTTTACCGTATTCGGAAATAATAAACTTGTGGCAACAAGAGCGTCAAAGTAGAGAAGAATGGGAAAGTCACGCGAAACCAATCGTTCAACTCAAAGAACTAATCACTCCGGAAATTGTCGATTTGATACAAAAACAAAGATTAGGTTATCTTGTGGATGGAACTCGGTTCACTAAATATACGACGAGAGGACAGGTACCTATTGATCATTTGATCTTGATTCGTCATTCGAACCCGCCTATAAcccgttttatttttttattcagagaGTTAAAGATAAATTCTGGTACGTACGTCTCTCCCCCAATCACAAAGTTTTCCATTATGGGGATTGTGACGAAAAAAGTACTCCATCGATAGACGATTTAACTACCAAACTGCAAGTAGCAGATATCAAAGCTCTAGTCACTGGCAAAGATTGCCCTCACATGAAAGATTTGAGGTAAATTGAACGCAAAAACACCTCAATGGttcaaattgtaatattttttcaacatttcagagGACGTGGTAATAAAGCGACTCATCATTTAGCATTTTCGCTGACTTTCGACTCGATCGAAGTCGGCTCTTTGGATTTCGTAGCTCCCGACGAAGTAATATTTGATTACTGGACAGACGGAGTTAACGCTTTATTAGGTAATATTTGAATGATTATCttggaacgaaaaaaattccacttgtTTATTATTTTACTCGCTTATTTAGGTAATAAAATGACCAGCAAAGAAGCGGAAAAAGATTTAGAAACTTTATTATCAATGGAAATCAAACTACGGTTGCTCGATGCCGAAGGTATCAATATTCCTCAAGATCCTCCAACCATTCCACCAGATCCTCCTAATTACGATTTTGCTTTAGAATTTAAGTAATCATTGACGAAAGTATACGTATTATATCATTTTGCATCGCATTATATTTTTACCATTTATGGAATATATTTTTATAACTTTATCTACGTATTATTCTTATCCGCTCGTTTTTGTTTCATCAGACGACGTCATCATCGTTACTGTTGTGAACTCAGGAAGTGCTTTTCAATTGACgtttagtgaaatttttctcatcgttGTAATCACATCATcgttaatttttagaaataatagaTGACAACGTATTGGAATTTCAGTATCGATATCACATTTTCTATCAATTAcgtttgtcgtttttttttctgaaaaaagttgtttcttCTCCGCCTACTTGATGGAGAAGTTAACAAAAGCATATTCAAATGAAAcgtttaatacttttttttttttttttttttcaaattcacgtttCCAAACCCTGTGATTAAAATTTCTCATGGACACGAGTCAAAATGTATATTCCTAATAATAAAACTAAGCTACTCACGTCATATATTTCGAACAGAAATATTCAACTATTCCCTCACTCtatggaaaaataattccaattaCTTGTAGAATATTTCTGCGAAAAATTATTAGATTGAATATTCatgaataaaacttgaaataagtTTTAGCCTAccacaatttcttcaattttgcagaTAGACCGAAGTTGAATAGTAATGTAACGAAGTACTTTTTTCCAACTCCAGTTCAACATTGAGTTCGCACCTATAATTATACAATTAATTATTTACTATTCAAATAGGTAATACAAACTTGTAAGGTGTACATTtagtttttcttaatttttttttaccaatcaatttattgaattaaatatgagcaaataaaaatattacccaTTTTAATTAAtccaaagtaaatttttgtacgTTGAAAGTTTGCTTTCGGAAAGTAAAAGAGTGAAATGTTACGCAATATCTCAATAGTGCCATACCTTGCAGAATTTCGCGatataattttcgaaaaccATGTTAATCGACTACTTTGTCACAGTGCATCTTACCATTCTTGGAATATATAAAAATCGTAAATACGCCTACTTGGAAAAATATTCGCTGACGTTGTGGTTGGTGGCAGATGCCGTTATTTTTATTGGATTCATCATCGCGTTCCCTCAAGCTAAAATTTTCGTCCATCAGTGCTCCATAGTTACAACAAGTCTAGGTGCATTGGTATTCTGCGTGCATCGAATCGTTGCAAATTCCAGAAAGAAGCAACTATTACGTATCGTCAGAGCGAGTGAAAATGAtatgcattttttcaacaaaactcgCATTAAAATTAACGCCGAAAATGAACTAGTGAAGAATTTTTATCCTGTTGTGATTCGAGTGCTTTGCTTACTGATTCTTGCAACCATTATGCCATATACTTATGTGATACTGAGTAGCGAAAATATCGATTATAATGATCCCGAATTGTTTGTGATTCCCTACTTGTATCATGTCCGAGATGTGCATTCATTCAAAGGGTTCTTGCTGTTGCAAATTCTGCAGGCCACAACGATAGCGTATTTCGCTGGCATGTTTTTTGGTTTCATTGGATTCGTTAATCACATTCTGAGTCATATCAAAGCGCAtattattgaattgaatttacGAATGGATCATTTAATCAACGAATTTGTCATTCGTCAAGATATTGTGACGAGTGCCAAAGAATATGAAAATCTGGAATCATTGAAGGAAGAAAATGAAAGGTTATTCTTGGATCAGTTCATCGATTTGATAAGATATCAACTGTATATTCAGAGGTACGTAGGCACAAGTACTATTATTGTTACTCTGAATCTGATTCTGCAATAATttataagataggtacctacctaaggtaATCTTGCAATccgatttcaataaaaatgcttTTGATACCAATGAGTAAGCATAATTCTATTCTATTTTCAGGTATATAAAAGATTTCGCGAGCTTTCTCGGGTCAATATTCTCATATTACATTCtgcaatttgtatttttgacatttgGCTTCATCGTTCTATATAGGAGCTAAggtatttataaatttcaaacagGTACCTACATGAAGTTTACCCTCAGACTACCataccgggtgaccaagaataagggatttcgatgttatcaaaaaggaaagaaaattcCCGctatgaaaattagaaaattaaataatcgtgTAAAAAATGGGCGTTTGAGTaattgtttcaatgaaacacgaaataatctttcattttgcatcgaaacaataattcgaaagcactttttctcgattgttatttcattttccagtttttatttagggaaattttttcccctttttggCATATCAGAACATAACAAaacccattattcttggtcacccggtacCTATCTATAGATAAGCGTACCATGCGTAAAGAAACAAAGTAAAACATcgtatgaaattgattttcaaattggaaaaattgaattctggtcgaaaaattttcattaaaaaacaacattatGATTATTCATGAACAAGcaaagtgaaaatttcgagcTAGGAATCCTACATAGTGCATTATTCAGAGTtgaaactgtaaaaattttcaatgggtACCTACTCATCTGCttgtttatcaattttctttcagctttccagTGGAAAATTATTGGATCAGATGTGATTAGATCCGGAGCCAGGCATCTCCTGGATCCAATTTAACCTGATCAAACCAatgttttgatcggattagatctgtt is from Planococcus citri chromosome 1, ihPlaCitr1.1, whole genome shotgun sequence and encodes:
- the LOC135840546 gene encoding circadian clock-controlled protein daywake-like; translation: MKIVLNFISFVLLFLCLNLQNTEAVLSVNATPEYVHPCRKSDPELNECIKATLNHLRPYILQGIPEINVPSIEPLIIQKMQMENGHGPVRMRGIFSNMTIHGGGNYTILSVKSDLNKYRVDFGIYLPYIEATGNYDVNGNVLLLPVRSRGEFWASFTNVTAVAKLYGIEVTKDGVKFMKTDRLGIGFKLHKPLFRIKDVINRNNVIGEAMNVFLNENANEIIEEMKPAASQAIGKHFKNFLNTAFLQIPLKVWLRDYE
- the Ced-12 gene encoding engulfment and cell motility protein 1, which gives rise to MKIRDSNIVKIAVESEDLFPKLIEFNQKQPLATIIQELCTAWELSQPDQYALQFSDNNRQNYVTEKNRNEIKNGVVLRLTFSPSKTAQDILSKLNTGSNDEKAIALQQLSKHSTDMTFALEFINKQGLALIINLIEQKKYQDLMLANCLQSFTELMDHGIVSWDILESSFIVTVAGYVNNHSKTQEYKVVEAALSILENIVLNSTGKYAQVEKQVTFPNLVFHLESPKAVVRQNAIALINALFAKADASRRKEIAGVLWSKQVRNIILSKIIENPTDQIGSEMAHQLYVLQTGCLGLLEQRMNAKMDPQDMESHEKIKELRRIAFEIEINGNSEGANRKLLGGTITKDYKKLGFKCDINPALDFNETPPGLLALDCMYYFAKNHVEAYTKVVLENSYRADEHECPFGRTSVQLVRLLCQILRIGESPNEQNITYYPMFFTHDHPFEEFYCICINLLNKTWKEMRATIEDFEKVFGVVKEQITQALHSQPTSFEKLRAKLQTLPYSEIINLWQQERQSREEWESHAKPIVQLKELITPEIVDLIQKQRLGYLVDGTRFTKYTTRGQRVKDKFWYVRLSPNHKVFHYGDCDEKSTPSIDDLTTKLQVADIKALVTGKDCPHMKDLRGRGNKATHHLAFSLTFDSIEVGSLDFVAPDEVIFDYWTDGVNALLGNKMTSKEAEKDLETLLSMEIKLRLLDAEGINIPQDPPTIPPDPPNYDFALEFK